The Apium graveolens cultivar Ventura chromosome 3, ASM990537v1, whole genome shotgun sequence sequence GTACAATCGCCTCTTCTCGGCTTCTGAAACCGATGGTCTCGCCTTGGAAGCAACAGATTTTAAAAGAGCATCGGtaatgactggaactttcacaGGCTTGTTGCTGTCTTCACAGCTAAGAATTTCATGGACTGCCGCAAGTTGCGCATCTGATAGAAGAGCTTGCAAATCAGCGCCACTAAATCCTTCAGTCATACGTGCAAGGCCATCAAAGTCAACATCTGTAGTCATCTGTAACTGGAGAAAAGTTTAAGAGACCAAAAGGGTCACACATTTTGAAGACTTGAACCATAAGGAAATAAAATAAGGATGCAGCAGCTGGATAGTTTGAGATTTTGTTTTTCCGTTGCATGCTAGCAACAGAAACTATTCAGAACAAATAAATAACAAGAAAAAGGTAGCAATACTGATTTAGAACACATAAGAACGAAGCTACTGTATAAAAATTCATATCACTCCATAGCTACAGGTTACAGCCtacaaatgattcacaagaatTACTGTATTAAGACGGAATATTTGAAAACAAATATCTATTAAGCTTAATTCTTGTCACTTATTATTAGTATTGGTTTCATTTGTCTGCAAGGAATTCATATCACCCCTAGTCGCCTATAAGTCCAGTTGGTTGGATAAGCTGATAAATTTAGCTACCAAATATGTGGTGAGAAACTAAGAATAAGCACTTTCTAAAATTTATCCAGGCAAGCAATCTGAGATCTCATCCTAGGAAATCAATCTCCAATCCTATCCCCAACCTTGTCCTTCAACGCATGGTACTAGAACTATTGTACTCATCAAGTTAAGTATTTTTACCAGTACCAATTTGTTTCAAGTTTATTAACGAATTGATGATCCAACTTAAAAAAACTACAAAGTTATCTTTCTTGGGAAAAAGCTACATTCATGTTACCATTAACTATAAAGTTCACATTCTAGACTTGTGGTTACATGCACACGGAATCATTGCTATTCCGTAATCTATGTCAATGCCAATTTTAAAACCTAAATAGCGAGTCACCATTTAAGACAACAATATACAAGATTCAtcttaaaaaacaaaaaaaaactcggtcgttatttaaaaattatataataatcaaaAAAATTATCTAACCTGTTTAGAAAGTACTGTGAGGATATCCAGCCTCTCATGTTGTGAAGGGAAGTCACAAAACAGAAGCCGGTCTAGCCTACCAGGCCGTAACAATGCAGCATCAAGTAAATCTGGTCTACTGCTTTAGCAAATTTGCATAGTTAGATTTCACTCAACAAGAAGATAAATGTAAGAGATGGCCAATAGAATCAAGCTACATACTACATATTGATGCTGATAAGAAAATATTCCAAATTAATGCAACATcgtaaaaaattgaaaataaatttCAATACATCTTGTTCAACATAAAAGTGAAGTGAAACTTTCAGCAAAATATAACATAAAAGTGAAACATGTTGTTAGTTGATTACATATCAATAAATTGTTAAAGATAATATGCAATTTGGAGATGAAATAGAAGAACAGTGATACAAGTTCGATGACTTTCTATTAAGTGGTAAGTAAAGAACTAAATAAACTGTAATATCTAAAAAAATTAATCAGATACTCCAGAGTATATTTCTATGGATATATTAATCCTGGCTCGTTAAGATCATTTGGTCCATAAGGAAACAACTCCACTCCTAATTATGAGCTCCATACAAGTAATACTGATATTTGTATTGCTCTTACGATGGTGACAACTTCTTCcctaccaatttaaattctatAGTTTTTTTAAGGAACCATCGTGTACTTAACATCTTTGCAATTTTATCTTATTAATTACCATGAGCCCTGTCATTATTTGGTATCTTTTTCCATCAATTATTATTATCATTTATCAAGGGATAGCAAGACAAAGGCAATTGAAGAAGAAATGAAATGACATTAGGAAAGATCTAACACACTGAAGTTGATTCCTAACTTAGTTTCTTATTACAACTAATTTTTCTCCAACAAAAAAACTTATAGCAGCATTTCTTACAGTCAACCACGGGTTGCTGCCTACGGCCTACCCAGTTAAGCTACATCCAGAGACTTCAAATATATACAGCATACTGTCTTCCCCTTCACTTTACCAAGATGTGCAATGATCCGATTTCGAAGCAACACTGGCTTATACTACGTAACATAGTTTAACTAATTATATAAAGATAACGGATTCTCAATGGAACAGGTAATTTGGGGACACCCACCCCCCCCCCCGGTGTACAAAAAATCGAGGCCTGGGAAAACCCCACCCCTAGAATAATAATATGAAAATTCCTTATATTGTTTTTACTGAATAATATTCAACTAATCAATAATAGATTTTCATCTTATCTCATAATTGATTAGGACTATATGAATAATATGCAATTGTAATGGATCAAAACTGCATGCACTTTAACCGGCAATAAATATCCTAGAGTTCAAGTATAGTTAGTTTAGCAAATAATTAATCAAACGGAATGGAGAAGGAAATCGCCGTGGCCGGATATGTGGATTGCAAAAATAATATTGCAGTTACACGAGGCAGGTGGGGCAAAGCAAAAATTATGCAGAAAAAGTTTCTAAAAAAGGTCCCCGCCCTATTGGAATCCCCAGTCTAGCtataaatattttgtaaatatCTCTTAATATCAAGTGTATAACCAGGAGAAGTAACAACTAACAATTCTACAAATGATCTATTCAGTCCATTGATCACCATCAAAAAATATTTCAAGTACTTTCCGAGAAATAAAGAAAGGTGTATACCCATTATGGATAGAATCCTTTCAAAATCTAAACACAAAAAGAAAGGAGTCAAGTGTCGAGAACAGATCACCTGGTGGCAGCAAAAACAAACACTCCTGTCAAGACTTCAACACCATCTAACTCGGTCAAAAACTACCAAAGGAAGGAAAACAAATTACCTCCAATGTTGACAAAGAACCTTCCAAAAAAGCATGAAATGAAAGAGTACAGCTAATTTAGAAACTAACTTGATTAACAACTCGATCAGTCACTCCAGTATTATCATGTCCTCTCTTCGGCGCAATGGAATCAAATTCATCGAAAAAGAGAAGGCATGGAGCCGCAGCAGACGCTTTTGTGAATATATCCCGGACCTAATATCGAGACCACTATTCAGAACAATGCATTAAGCAGAACTCAGAAAGTTCATAAAAGTTCATAAAAGTTCAAAATATACACCCACCTATGACATAGATCTTATATGTGCTTGATGCACATTAAAAAACGATTTTCCAAATTGTATGCATATGCTTAAATTTCCAAACCGGTTACTATGATTTTCTAGAAGGGTTTTTTTAACAATAATATCTCAAAAATGTTTATTTAAGGTGATTAATATAACCTGCATATCCAAAGAAATCTAAGTTCAAAAGAATAGAAAAAGCAACACATCCAGTTCCATACAGTACGATGATTCAGCAAGTACTCATGTTCATCATTTATGTTTCCATGAACATGTAATAGATTATAGTTCAGAGGTACTAATTGAACCACTCCGATAATACACTCGAATAAGTGAAGAACTTGATCTAATAGAAGAACACTATTTCAAATTCATCAAATAGCCAGTTGCTGCTCTCAAATTCTAATACCTGATGGGACACTAATTTGCCTAGGCACAAGCAAACTTGTCATTTTTTCTTCAACGTTGACCACAACCCGCATTTTACAATACTAATTAAAAGCACCCCTACAATTATTTTAACTTTACTGGATGTTCTATAATCTTTTTGGTCACGAATCTATTAATCACTAAGACTGCACAAGTTCTACAAATTTTTGAAGGCCGTAGCCTACCAAACAGGAGATGTTGATAGCATTGCTTTCAGTTGTATGAGCTAAAACTGCTTTACATAGCCACCACTGTTATCATGATGTTGCCTTAGAGTCCTCGCACAGGAATAAACAAGGCATCCTCGTTTACCCCTACCCAGATTTCTTTTTATCCTACTCATCCAAATATGTGGCGGCCTCTTTAAAATTGACCAACATGATAAACTCTCATTTGGTTCATAGTCCAGTGGCATCCTATACTCCTACAAACAACTTCACCTTAACAGCATAGCTTTCCATCTGGTGGGCTTCTCTTTTTgcaatatgtgtgtgtgtgtgtatgagCGTCTAGATATACATATAAAAGATGGACATATACATGTTTGTATAAATGTTTAAATAGATATTAGGCAAATGGTCAAATGAGAACTAACTTAAAATGACAACCGTGAGAAATAAAGCAAATTTCCTAATACATGtatataaaacacacaatattatCGGTGATATGTTCAAGATATTTTGACAACTTGATTTAGTTCTCACAGTTCTCAATTTAATTTGGTTCCCATAAGAGCATGACCCTATATACATCTGGTGGACAACATATTGCCAATGCATCCTCATATGTAACAAATATGATAACCATTTGCAACAACAAGTCTTCAAAAACAATTGCAACCAGGTAACTTCTATGATCAGTTTCCAAAAGGGTTTCAAAAATATATAAAACTCATACTAGGGCTACATTTCTTTCTTACAGCTTGCTCAGACGCGCCAATGTATTTATTCAGCAGCTCGGGACCTTTGACAGAGATAAATCGAAGCGAACAGGCGGCAGCAGCAGCACCGACAATATGAGTTTTTCCACAACCAGGCGGGCCATATAGTAGTAGATTTGACCGCATTCTTAAAGGAGCATGCGAAAAGACATTCGGAAACCTTGACGGCATCTCAATCATCTATTACAAAAACCACAACAAAACCAACATTGTTTTACGGGAAGCAAGTACCTTTACAGTATAAAAGGCAAATCCAGAAAACATATATACAGTTTCTTGAATAAACTAACATAGCTCAGGGGAAATCTTCTGTATTTGTTTTACATCTGAAACCTGTACTTGTATAACAGATAGTGAGGAGACATATAAGTTCTATTGTTTAACCTTATTTTAGTTAACTATTATAAAGTTCTTCTACATAAGCAAAGTCAACCAAGCTGGATCCGTACTAACACAATTGGAATGAAAATTTTGTCTAAATATGATGCTCAAATATCAAGACAAGTAGACAACCAAGGCCCTGAAACCAATCCTACATTAGGGTTGGGGCCAAAAACAATGATGACGATGATGATAATGATAACTTAATTTTGGTTAATAACaataaataataataatgataCTAATAATTTACATACGTAGTGTCTTTAAAGTAATAAACCACCCTCCTTTATTGCTTACTTTTCATATTCTTCCTTCCACATACTAACCACTACTCTCTATATTTTACCCTGCTTGTAGTTCAATGTGAGAACTAAAGTAATTAGCATAGGCTACACAAGCGGTACACTGAACCATGAACAGtaattcaaaattttatttaaaaattacaaTCTCGATTAAGTACTTTGCAATAATGGATTTCTCAAACGTACGCCTTCATCAGAAGTACATATACGCTTTTGTTTTGTCCCCGGGTCCTATGGTCAAATAACCATCAAATTGCTGTTCAGCCAAATTAAATTGTAAGAATAATTATTGAAAAAATGTTGTAAGAGGAAATGATATACCTCTTTGATAGCATTTCGAATTTCAGTAAGACCGCCGACATCATCCCAACCACGATGACTCCCTTCTGAAGCAATCTTCGTGACGTCACGCATGGCTACAGGAAGAAACTCGTGCATTGCTTGCAAAAAGTCATCTTTAACTAAAGTAGGTTTCGTTTGTTCTCCACAATCCAAATCCCGTGAGACAAATCGGCAAATGGCAGCATGAACGGACCTATCAACCAAAATTTCCTGTAAAATTTGAAATGTTAAATTTCTTCCCCCTAAACTGGTTTAAGTACTTCTAATTGACTAATTCTATTATAATTCACTAAAGACTTACCATGTAACTAAGACACATCATCAGATCAAGAATCTATGCAAAAATAAAAGCCAATATCCGCAATATGTAAGCAGTTGCTACCTAGAGGCTAGAGCCCACAACCTTACGACTTATGAGGAACCCAGCCCTCGGACTACCAAGAATTCTACTGTAAATGAATATCCACCTAATAATATTTATCGATAGGGAATAATTTTTTGATGCAACTCAGACAAAGGATATTATATACATTGTTACATGGCCGCCTAATACCCGTTTACATGGAGTAATAAATATAAAACTATATATTGGAAGACAGTTTCTGTCTGTGACTATTATATGACTGAATATCTTTATCAGTTTGCATCAGCTCCTTTTTCAGTAGTATATACAAAATTCTCTCTCTACAGATAACACAAAAACACTAATCAACAGAGAAACAATTCAAGCTTTTGGTAGAATGTCACTGGCCAGTTGTATAGAGTACAAAACTGTTGGAGAAATTAGCCCCCGCCTCGAGATATAAAATTCCTAGAATATGTTTATGTCTCGGTTCAAAGTAAATATGTCTCTTAACTTCCATATAATGGAGATTAATTACCAAATCATATGCATCATAACCATCGCATTTCGTAGCTATTTCTAACAGAACGTCATCAGAACATTGCAATGAACGCCTTAGAATTTCATGTTTCAATAAAGCACCACGTTCTGCAGCCCCAGGAGCAGGTAGTTGTACATGAAAATCAAACCTTCCTGTATACAAATAAAAATTAGCAATATCAACACTTGTACAAAAATTTATTATTTCCAGACCATTTATTTGAATACAAACTAACCAGAAGAGCTCAAAGATTGTGGTATACTGTTGAGGGACTGTGCAGAAGCCATAAACGCAACTGATCCAATTCCACATGAGCTCCTCCGCTTTTCCTATTATGTGTACAGACACTTGGTTAACAACACAGAACACAAATATAGCTAGCCTTTCCTGGAAGCATCCTCATCTGATAAAATTAATCGTTTCATTAAAAACAGCAAATGTTATAATGTCAACAATCGCTATTCACACTATATGACTGTTAAGATTTTCATTTTAAGAGTCCCTAGATGCAGACATTGTATTTAATATAAACAATAATAATGCACCTGATTTTATAAAAACCAATAGCTACTCATGATGGAGGCAAACGGGCCATgtaagaaacaaaaaaaaattacattatgAATAAAGACAAAAAAAAAATCTTGTATAAAAAACACTTCAAGCAATTACCCACATATAGACATATTCAGATACACTTACAAATACAATATTTCTGTACAAGAAATAAGAATCTGATACAAGGAATTATGGAAGCAAAACAAGATAAGTTTGTAGAAACTAACCATAGGGTGACTCAACCGGATAACCCTCGGAGTTCTCAACAACATATGAGAGGAACTTATATATCACAACCCATATCAAGAGAAAAATCTCAATTTCAAACACCAATCGAAgtccaaaaaaaataaaatattacatCACTTAAAAAAGGCGTAAAACCCTATGACCGAACCCAACCAACAAGTAAAATCctaataataaaaaaactatcTAATTAATATCTACTTCATACTAAGGTACTAAGATAATCCCAATGAAGAAAATATTGGGAGTTCGCTAAAAGAATAAACAGTTTTCCATATTCACATTTAAGCTCTCATAGAGTGGTTTTATGCTTTAATAAGTGTCATTGCTATCCTCTTGAAAAAACATTACTCCATACCAAAAAAAAAATAACGTCTAACCACTAAAACCATAACCATTCATAATCTAAATTGATTTCAATTCACATTGAAAAATTAAATGATATGCGAGCATTAGCAACATAACTATTACCTCATATTCGTCCATAATATCTGTGAGAAATTCAGTGAGGGCCATAAGAGACAATGAGGGTTGGGATCCTTCTGAATCCGATGAAGTTGCTAAAATACTATCAAGATCATCAAAAATGATAACTGATGGTGCATGATCAAGTGCTTCAGATATGTAACCAGAAATTGCTTGATGGATAGTTGGAGACTTTTCTGAGGCAAGACCAGAACAACTTACGAACACTCTGCGATATTAACACCCAGAAAGTAAATAAGGAGATCACCATCAGAACCCATGATATTCTATGACGATTAAGGACGGGATGCAAATAGGAAACTGCTATACAGCCAACCAAGTATAAAAAGCAATTGTCCGAGCAATAAAGTTAAAGCATTTAGGAAAAGTATGAGACATTAGAGGGATCCATACATGTGTGCGAAAATGTCCTTGTGTTCTCCAACAGATTTTGAAACAGCTGTGGCCAATAAAGTTTTTCCCGAACCCTAACAAAAACATATGTGCCAAAGGTGATTTCAATATCCTTATTACTGAAGTAAAACAAAAAGATGCAGCACCGCATACATAAATGGAACCAAAGACATATTAAGAAGATAGGAGATTTTCAGCAAGTTATAAAAGTATGCAGAAAAGTTTATTTTCAAGGTCACTAAGTATCGGGGATTTTCAAGATTATCGATCGTTTTATATGCAGCAGATAAATCAAGCAATGCGGAAAGGTAATTTCTAGAAAAAAGATATCTAGAAAGTTCACAGCATCCTCTTTATCCTTAAGATCCACGTCCAAATCAGGTTTGCAAACCCCAGAAGGCCCACATTTGCTTCTTATGTAATGCAGGTTTGCTTTTTATATGTAGGTTAAATCTGAAAAATCAGAAACTGTGATTCTGATCAGCAAAACCAGGTTGTATGGAACTTCCAGATACTGGTTTATCACCGATCCAACCATCCGACTTGGCGGACCGGTGAATTCATGAAGTAAGATAAAGAAATTGATTAGTTGGAATTTATTCAAGTACTTTCTGACTTAAAGAATAGTGACTTATATTCtgtaaaattaatattaatatatgaTACATTTATCATCTCTTAGCTAAGACACAGCCGGAGGCACCAGATGTATTTAACTAGCTTTGGATGTATATTATAGTGATTGCATGCTAGGTTCCTAAATAGAAATAAGCACATTGACCTAAATGATGATGCTTCACATGATGATTCAATGATGACAAAGTACAACTCGATTTTACAAAAGTTTCCCAACATAATGCAGAGAGGAAACATGGTTCATCAACTTGAAAAGTATACAGCAAATTGACTAAAAAAATACGCAATAAGAAAGGCCACTAATATCTCCACAAAATTCAAATTTGTATCTATTATTTTGCGCCCACAATCTTTGCTGATACATGAACATATGCTAAGTTTGGTTTTGAATGTTTATAACAGGCCATAATGGGGGGAGGGGTGTAAACTAGAAAGTTCCGAATTGAAAATTGACTAATGAAAATGATACTGAAATAAAGATGGAGATTATAAAGCAAGAATGCATAAACTGGATATTCCACACAAGGGACTCTCCTGTTCATGAAAATGCAATATTGCGATGGCAATAAAAACCACATTCTTCTAATGAATCATGTTATTACGGAATAAAGAAAAAAGACTTAAGAAACTCACCGGGGGACCATATATTAAAACATGTCCAGGAAAAGGAAGACTGTAGGAACTAAACAACTTCGCAGAAACAGGAGATAGCAATGCTGTCAACCCTGCAGGTGAAAAGAAAGGAAGTTTTCATGGGAGCCAAGGGTCCTATAAGTGAGCAGGATCGGATTTTCAAGCCAACAATACTTGACAAGGCAGTGATTCCGTATCACAATCACAGTAGTAAATAAAGAAAATAGCCTCATATAAAAGTAAATTGTTTTGCTCATATTATGCACACACAAAAAAAAGCTCCACATCATGTATaaacaaataaattttcactATTTATCAAAATATGTAGGCTAAACATAATTGGCATACCCAAGTTGACCTCTTAATACCAGTTTTAAAATACTGCGAATAACAGAAGCGCTGAAGCTCCACGTTGAATCTATTACAGTTCATCACCGAGGAAGAACAATGTTCATCATAAGTTACATTTCCTCCTACTTTTCTTGTGCTTATGGAACTTGTTTATTTTATAACAGAAGCAGTGTACACCCCATTAAGGATGAGTTGAAAACAAAATTTAGGACGGTGGGGAAGAAGATAATAGTAAGAGTCTTTAAAAAAATTTAATGCCTTCCTAGCATGTGTAAGATAATTTATATCATTAGTTAAAAACACGCATAATTGCGTAAGAAGTCACAGGAAGGCAAGTTCATATAAAGACATGGTAGATGTGAAGAGAAATACCTACTATTGGTTATATCGGATGCAGCTGTGCCCATCCAGCCCAAGGAAGAAACTGTTGAGTGCAGGTACTTGTTATAGGTCCGTTccttgacagaatcaaaataGACTCCCTCATCCAACTGCACTTTATCCAGGGGCAGTTCGAACCTTctctggttgttttgttcacTGTTCGTCTTCATAAGCGGAAGTTCATAAGCTGCAATGTTTTCTCCAATATGATTTTCCTCAGAAATAGACAGAACATATAAAATGTCAACAGACAGTTCCCCAGCCCTGTTTCTTCTTCCCAAAGAACCATTGCATAATTTTGCCAGCCTTTCAATATTTTCAAACTCATGATCCTTCAGTTTAAAATGAATCAGTGTTTTTTGTCCTAGAATCAGCGAGTTAACATCCACTCCCACACTGGAAACAACAGCTTGAAGCTGCACAGAACACCATGAACGCAAAAGGCTCAACAGCCTTTTGCTAGTTTTGTGTCCTGTAACATCATTATCATCATCAGGGGATTCATTAAATATCGCTGGAAGAATTTTCTCATGCACTGACCAATCAATTACACCCATTTCTGTATCATAGTAGATCTTGTCAAGTTTCACTTGGCGGTTCTTTTGACCAACTGGAGCTTCTGATCTGTTATTATCGAAAACGCCCTTTTTCAGAGTCTTGAATTGACAAGGCGAAAGAGAAAATGAAGAAATCTCTTTGCGTGGACTAATATCGTGTTGCCTTAAATAAATCCCTGCACGTGGAGAAGATTCATTACAGACAACGTCTTATCCAGTAAATAATCAGAAGAAGAAACTGATTTTAATAAACTACAAGTTCAACACAGTATACACGTTCATAAAATTGTAAGACAAATATATTTTACACTGGAAGTGAGATGAGAACTGACTTCCATATAAGTTTAAGAAAGtgagtaataaaattaatatcctTGTTTGGTGATTCTAATGTGTCAACTGTATACCAATTTGGAGGATACCAATATGAACTACATGAATTCACTGATAGTTAGGTCAATATGAACTACATGAATTCACTGATAGTTGGGTAAAAAAAACTATTGGCAGCAAACCCCTACAGCATATCACTAGTATTTAGCATCTATTCAAGTGAATCCCATCATAATCTCAAATTATTTTTTTCTCATTGAAATTCACATTTGAGCACTAAACATCCATATTACAAAACAATAATGTGAGTGAAATATTTGTATTGTCCTGATAAAGGTTCAgtaacaacagttgcagttacTAGAAGACAAGTACATTCTATGTCTAAAGAAGAAGATAACTGAAAATCTAGCTCAAAGACGTCAGATGAAATACTGTACGTGTATATATTTCTAGGAAGTCAACTTACAGGAGTGTCGACTTGCTCTTAAATATAGACAAAGTGACTGAGAAAGCATTATATGCCCCTTTGCTACTGACTCGGAAAATAAAAGTCGAACAATAGCCTGGCGATGGTCCAGCTTATCAATTAGACCTCCGCCATTGGTTTCCTTTGTTGTTGAGCTCCTTGTTTTTTGTTTAACTGTTTGATGATTTGTCTTGCTATCCTTTGGAGCCAATCTAGGCTCAATAACCATACATTGAAGCAAATTGAATCCATGATGTTTTGCGGTATCTGGATGAATAAAGACAGCAGAAGTGATCACTACACCCATTTTGACACCTTCAGCCTCAAAGTTGTGAATAAATCTACTATCTGGATCTTGGATTCGCAGAAGTGCCTTTGCAACAGAAGATAAAATAGATGAACTTTCTGAAAAATCAACATTGGTTTTCCTTCTCTTTGGAGCAACTGCAACTTCAGTTCCCGGCTTCAGTTGCACTGGAAAGATTCAAATGTTAACAATTAATTTCAGGGTTTTAAGTGTTCTTCAACAACCATGTCCCATAGGGATCTGCCATGATTGAGGAAAAAAACCTACTGTGGGCCCAATAACTGGATTTTGCCATATAAAAGGTCCTAGATACTTCACCCCCGAAACTCCATAACATGCAAGATTTTATATTCAGACACAAAGTATATCACTTTTATAGACTCCCCTGAAAATCCAGACCCTTAACCAATATATTTACTGTACACACACAGATGCACATAATTACTGAAAGTGAAACATATCTCCGCTTCTAGGCACAATGAGTTGAGGAAATGCAAGAATTCTTTCTGTAAACAACAGAACATGTGCTTGAGGTGAATGGAGAGACATTCATCATACTTGTGAAGCAAAATTACGCTTATTGAGGCGAACGGAGAGAAATTCATCATACTTGCAAAGCAAAATTACGTTTATTGAGGTGAACGGAGAGAAATCATCATACTTGCAAAGCAAAATTACACTTAACAATAAGCATACATCTCAGGAATAGAAAGTCAAATATGatcatttagcaaaaaaaaaaaattaatcgATCACACCTACACATAGGCTAGCTAAAGATCCTAGCATTTTAACCATTGAAAAGTTGCAAAACAATAGTAACAAGCAACCAACCTCCAAATTATTATTAAAAGCAAGATTATAACTAAAATAAATATCTATAAACCTTTAAAGTGTAGATTGAGGCTTTTCAAGATCATATTAGCTGTTTAGCATGTACATAAAATCTTTCCAATACTAGATTCATGTAAAAAGCATTTCACTAAAATGGTACTTGATGAGGAACAAGAATTTATTGCACTACAAGtcaatt is a genomic window containing:
- the LOC141712862 gene encoding peroxisomal ATPase PEX1 isoform X1, with the translated sequence MEVKVTAVASIESCFVSLPLFLIQTLESTRSDSLPLPPLLALELRHADRLWHVSWSGSASASSNIEIAQQYAHCIGLPNQTTVQVRAVPSLPKATLVTIEPHTEDDWEVLELNAEVAEASILSQVGLVHQGMRFPLWLHGRTIITFLVVSTFPKNHIVQLKPGTEVAVAPKRRKTNVDFSESSSILSSVAKALLRIQDPDSRFIHNFEAEGVKMGVVITSAVFIHPDTAKHHGFNLLQCMVIEPRLAPKDSKTNHQTVKQKTRSSTTKETNGGGLIDKLDHRQAIVRLLFSESVAKGHIMLSQSLCLYLRASRHSWIYLRQHDISPRKEISSFSLSPCQFKTLKKGVFDNNRSEAPVGQKNRQVKLDKIYYDTEMGVIDWSVHEKILPAIFNESPDDDNDVTGHKTSKRLLSLLRSWCSVQLQAVVSSVGVDVNSLILGQKTLIHFKLKDHEFENIERLAKLCNGSLGRRNRAGELSVDILYVLSISEENHIGENIAAYELPLMKTNSEQNNQRRFELPLDKVQLDEGVYFDSVKERTYNKYLHSTVSSLGWMGTAASDITNRLTALLSPVSAKLFSSYSLPFPGHVLIYGPPGSGKTLLATAVSKSVGEHKDIFAHIVFVSCSGLASEKSPTIHQAISGYISEALDHAPSVIIFDDLDSILATSSDSEGSQPSLSLMALTEFLTDIMDEYEEKRRSSCGIGSVAFMASAQSLNSIPQSLSSSGRFDFHVQLPAPGAAERGALLKHEILRRSLQCSDDVLLEIATKCDGYDAYDLEILVDRSVHAAICRFVSRDLDCGEQTKPTLVKDDFLQAMHEFLPVAMRDVTKIASEGSHRGWDDVGGLTEIRNAIKEMIEMPSRFPNVFSHAPLRMRSNLLLYGPPGCGKTHIVGAAAAACSLRFISVKGPELLNKYIGASEQAVRDIFTKASAAAPCLLFFDEFDSIAPKRGHDNTGVTDRVVNQFLTELDGVEVLTGVFVFAATSRPDLLDAALLRPGRLDRLLFCDFPSQHERLDILTVLSKQLQMTTDVDFDGLARMTEGFSGADLQALLSDAQLAAVHEILSCEDSNKPVKVPVITDALLKSVASKARPSVSEAEKRRLYSIYSQFMDSKRSAAAQSKDVKGKRATLA
- the LOC141712862 gene encoding peroxisomal ATPase PEX1 isoform X2, whose protein sequence is MGVVITSAVFIHPDTAKHHGFNLLQCMVIEPRLAPKDSKTNHQTVKQKTRSSTTKETNGGGLIDKLDHRQAIVRLLFSESVAKGHIMLSQSLCLYLRASRHSWIYLRQHDISPRKEISSFSLSPCQFKTLKKGVFDNNRSEAPVGQKNRQVKLDKIYYDTEMGVIDWSVHEKILPAIFNESPDDDNDVTGHKTSKRLLSLLRSWCSVQLQAVVSSVGVDVNSLILGQKTLIHFKLKDHEFENIERLAKLCNGSLGRRNRAGELSVDILYVLSISEENHIGENIAAYELPLMKTNSEQNNQRRFELPLDKVQLDEGVYFDSVKERTYNKYLHSTVSSLGWMGTAASDITNRLTALLSPVSAKLFSSYSLPFPGHVLIYGPPGSGKTLLATAVSKSVGEHKDIFAHIVFVSCSGLASEKSPTIHQAISGYISEALDHAPSVIIFDDLDSILATSSDSEGSQPSLSLMALTEFLTDIMDEYEEKRRSSCGIGSVAFMASAQSLNSIPQSLSSSGRFDFHVQLPAPGAAERGALLKHEILRRSLQCSDDVLLEIATKCDGYDAYDLEILVDRSVHAAICRFVSRDLDCGEQTKPTLVKDDFLQAMHEFLPVAMRDVTKIASEGSHRGWDDVGGLTEIRNAIKEMIEMPSRFPNVFSHAPLRMRSNLLLYGPPGCGKTHIVGAAAAACSLRFISVKGPELLNKYIGASEQAVRDIFTKASAAAPCLLFFDEFDSIAPKRGHDNTGVTDRVVNQFLTELDGVEVLTGVFVFAATSRPDLLDAALLRPGRLDRLLFCDFPSQHERLDILTVLSKQLQMTTDVDFDGLARMTEGFSGADLQALLSDAQLAAVHEILSCEDSNKPVKVPVITDALLKSVASKARPSVSEAEKRRLYSIYSQFMDSKRSAAAQSKDVKGKRATLA